A part of Ziziphus jujuba cultivar Dongzao chromosome 8, ASM3175591v1 genomic DNA contains:
- the LOC107413343 gene encoding F-box protein At5g39450, translating to MSESCCSALFLALPDDVFSIITRILSPRDICSLALCCRSLSALVASEKVWFAQCEMVGIVSHGELIEWREAVSSYKALCRFLYCVQPLMGIWVHQNPELGNVVYVMPGFVSVVGCRILPQELGPSGIEEDPILWAPVFEVLGDCDGSTAFFLHGREKGKSYLYPGSVKPADRTCNVLLLEVEPRLRKDGGKLLYSKSFVQPDKEQSRKISRSNGRSSRSQRNLQNEATVSFSRLAFSDRRKLLEIVTSQVRLEVPQTANGPLFPPMRADGENYHKDMMRLCERRSILVQMHKTGGDLIDWNTDTQLSSDPTQLELSEIRRSFDRSSGFHFSNNEDDGRTQCKSRKTIGRYFRDSISQILGKSTSINGNHATSKNSSSSSDNKYAQLHEFLRSGDTIGLTLQPSNVRLSSYRAWPNMHDSRFALYKLPMRVPTAEQEFAGLWGGTFGWPPGRPTEEKPGKALFFLLLSYEKSEGQRNLIATKILEGTHYVLHPNGSAMFMVNIDEPSPDSFPWDKDGDSLPVNIRHAFLGEGIANGYGFRYPGSKPGSLFVFENGNLAFIWKESKAVLTLQRLNLQELLRKGEEVAALPPIANFSYLTKSYSNVFAGIPNTSNCLSSARFAVVP from the coding sequence ATGTCTGAATCCTGCTGCTCAGCTTTGTTTCTAGCTCTACCAGACGATGTATTTTCCATTATCACTCGGATCCTCTCGCCGAGAGACATTTGCAGTCTAGCTCTGTGTTGCCGTAGTTTATCTGCCCTTGTTGCCTCTGAAAAGGTCTGGTTTGCCCAATGTGAAATGGTTGGAATTGTGTCCCATGGAGAGCTCATTGAGTGGCGCGAGGCCGTGTCATCTTACAAGGCTCTTTGCCGCTTTCTCTACTGTGTTCAGCCGTTGATGGGAATCTGGGTTCATCAGAACCCTGAGCTTGGGAATGTTGTCTATGTCATGCCCGGTTTTGTTTCTGTTGTTGGGTGCCGCATATTACCTCAGGAGCTTGGCCCATCAGGTATTGAGGAGGACCCTATTCTTTGGGCTCCTGTATTTGAGGTTTTGGGTGATTGTGATGGTTCTACAGCATTTTTCTTACATGGAAGGGAGAAGGGAAAAAGCTATTTGTATCCCGGTTCTGTCAAGCCTGCCGATAGGACCTGCAATGTGCTATTGCTTGAGGTTGAGCCTAGACTGCGCAAAGATGGGGGTAAGTTGTTGTATAGCAAGAGCTTTGTTCAACCAGACAAGGAGCAATCAAGAAAGATTAGCAGGTCGAATGGTAGATCGTCAAGGTCACAAAGGAACTTGCAGAATGAGGCCACTGTGTCCTTCAGTCGATTGGCTTTCAGTGATAGAAGAAAGTTGCTCGAGATTGTCACAAGCCAAGTTCGTTTGGAAGTGCCTCAAACAGCAAATGGGCCACTTTTTCCTCCTATGAGGGCTGATGGAGAGAACTATCATAAGGATATGATGCGGTTATGTGAACGAAGATCCATACTTGTTCAAATGCATAAGACTGGTGGAGATCTCATTGATTGGAATACGGACACTCAGTTGTCATCTGATCCTACACAGCTGGAATTGAGTGAGATCAGAAGAAGTTTTGATAGATCAAGtggttttcatttttctaaCAATGAAGATGATGGACGTACACAATGCAAAAGTAGAAAAACTATTGGTAGGTATTTTAGGGATAGCATTAGTCAGATCCTGGGGAAGTCTACCTCAATCAATGGTAACCATGCAACTTCAAAGAATAGTTCTTCGAGCAGTGATAATAAGTATGCACAGCTTCATGAGTTTCTGAGATCAGGTGATACAATAGGACTGACACTACAACCCTCCAATGTTAGGTTATCGTCTTATCGAGCATGGCCAAATATGCATGACAGCCGGTTTGCCCTTTACAAGTTGCCCATGCGAGTTCCAACTGCTGAGCAAGAGTTTGCTGGTTTATGGGGAGGAACTTTTGGCTGGCCTCCTGGCAGGCCTACCGAAGAAAAGCCTGGAAAGGCTTTGTTCTTTCTTTTGCTTTCATATGAGAAATCTGAGGGGCAGAGAAATCTCATTGCAACCAAAATATTGGAAGGCACCCATTATGTTCTACATCCTAATGGTTCAGCAATGTTTATGGTGAATATCGACGAGCCTTCACCAGATTCATTTCCATGGGATAAAGATGGAGATTCCCTTCCTGTGAACATTAGGCATGCTTTTCTTGGGGAGGGTATTGCAAATGGGTATGGCTTCAGATATCCAGGCTCAAAACCCGGTTCTCTCTTTGTATTTGAAAATGGGAACCTTGCCTTCATCTGGAAGGAGTCAAAGGCTGTCCTAACCCTGCAAAGACTTAACTTGCAAGAGCTTTTGAGGAAAGGAGAAGAAGTTGCTGCTCTACCTCCAATTGCCAACTTTTCATATTTGACCAAGTCATACTCAAATGTTTTTGCTGGCATCCCAAATACCTCAAATTGTTTGTCTTCAGCAAGGTTTGCCGTAGTCCCTTAA